In the Synergistaceae bacterium genome, TATATCCGCCAGACATTGGAACCATCGTAAGTCACTCTTGCAATATTTTATTATTATTCAGAAGGCACAATCCATACGGACATTTGATTTACCGGCAATTTAGTGGCAAAATAGCGGCAAAAGAAACAGCCTGAGGTGGAAAAAATGCCGTTTAATCCGAACTATACTATTACATCGAAGATAGCCTCAGTTCTGATGAGAATCGAGGCGCTGAAGGAAACGGTCAATAATTTGCCAATTACTCCCCGCGTTCTGAAAACGCTGCGTGATACGGCGCGTCTAAAATCAACGCATTATTCGACACAGATAGAGGGAAACCGCCTGACCGAAAAGGAGGTGGCGCTGGTTCTTTCGGGAAAAGAGAGCGTCTCCGGGCGTGTTCGGGACGAAGTGGAAATAAAAGGTTATTACGCCGCTATGGAATGGTGCGAAAAAAATATCCAACGGCCCTTGACCGAAACCGCCATAAAGACAATTCACGCGCTTGTCTCAGGCGACGGACGCAAACGCGTGAAACCCTCACCGTACAGAGAAGGCCAAAACGTCATACGGAACAGCGTGAGTGGGGGAATCGTTTACATGCCCCCCGAAGCGAAAGATGTCCCTTCGCTTATGAAAGAACTTGTGGAGTGGTTGAACACCTCTAACGCGCCCGTTCCGATTTCCGCCGCCGTCGCTCATTATCAGTTCGCAACGATACACCCATATTATGACGGCAACGGAAGAACCGCTCGTCTGCTCACGACACTCGTACTGCATAAAGGCGGATATGGCTTGAAGGGCGTTTATTCTCTTGAAGAATATTATGCCCGCGATTTACCGGCGTACTATGAAGCCATAAGCAGAGGCGAACATCACAACTGCTACTTCGGACGCGTCGAAGCGGATATAACTCCCTGGTTGGAGTATTTCATCGTCGGTATGCTGGACAGTTTCGAGCATGTAAAGAAAGCCGCTCAGGAAGAAACGGGAGAGGATAAATCGGCGGCACTTCGCTCCCTGTCGCCCAAACAGCGGAAATTGCTCGTTTTGTTCAACGACGCCGATACTGTCACAGCCCGAGACGTGGAAGGATTGTTCGGATTCAGTCCACGCTCCGCGCGTCTGCTCTGTCAACAGATGGTTGAAGAAGGATTTCTTATCGCCGTCAATCCCTCGGACAAGGCGAGACGCTATGGTTTGGCCGAGAAATATATCGGGATTTGAGGAAGCCGCGCCAGTCCGTATGTCCCAATCACAGACGAACAACACAAAGGCAAACGCCTTGTTGACAAAATATTACTTTTTAGATAAGATTCCTTGTTATCGAAGTGATGATTTGTGTTCGTGTTTATACATTTTTCGAGGAAAGGGGATTCATTGATGTTCGGGTTTAATGCGTTGACGGCCAGGCAGTTTGTTATGAGCATGATGATGCGCATGAACGACGGATCCCCTCCTGGAGCGACCGGCGTTTAAGTCGGTTTGTGCGCTCGAGCGACGGGGGTCCCTGACGGGATCCCTTTTTTATTGGCAAATTTTAAATCTATTGATTCCTGTTGAGGAGGAAAGAGAATGAGCAAAAAACCACTGCATTTCGAAACACTGGCGATTCACGGAGGACAGACTCCCGATCCGACCACGCTGTCGAGAGGTTTGCCGATCGTGAGGTCGAGCTCCTTCGTATTCAAAAGCGTGAAGCACGGAGCCGACCTTTTCGGGCTGAGGGAGTTGGGCAATATCTACAGCCGGCTGGGAAACCCCACGGTGGACGTCCTTGAACAGCGCATAAGCCTTTTGGAGGGAGGAGCCGCCAGTGTGGCCACCGCTTCCGGAACCAGCGCGATCCACTACGCCATCGTGGCGCTGGCCCAAGCCGGGGATGAAATCGTCTCCGGAACCAACCTCTACGGCGGAACCTATACCATGTTCGACGCCATCTTTCCTCAGTTCGGCCTGAAGGTCAACTTTGTGGACGCGCGCAACCCGAAAAACTTCAAAAAAGCCATCACCGCAAAAACCAAAGCGGTTTACATCGAGACAATCGGCAACCCCGCTCTTGACGTCACCGATGTGGAGGCCGTCGCGCAAATCGCTCACGAGGCGGAAATTCCCCTGATCGTCGATGGAACCTTCACTACACCCTACCTTCTGCGCTCCATCGATTACGGAGCGGACATCGTCATCAACTCCCTGACGAAATGGATCGGCGGCCACGGAACCGCCATTGGAGGCATCCTCACGGACTCCGGAAAATTCCCCTGGAAGGGCAACAAAAAATTCCCGCTTCTCAACGAGCCCGACCCCAACTATCACGGACTGCGCTGGGCTCACGATCTGCCCGAAGCCCTCTCCCCCGCCGCCTTCGCCCTGCGGGTGCGCACCGTTCCCCTGCGCAACCTGGGAGCCTGCCTGTCGCCGGACAACGCCTGGATGTTCCTGCAGGGCCTGGAATCCCTTCCCTTCAGAATGGACCGTCACGTGGAAAACGCCGCGAAGGTGGCGGAGTACCTGGAGGGCCACTCGAAGGTGGCCTGGGTCCGCTTCCCCGGCCTGAAAAACGACCCCACCTATCCCACCGCGTCGAAATATCTCAAAAAGGGCTTCGGCGGCATGGTCGTGTTTGGCGTCAAAGGCGGCGTGGAGGCCGGAGCGAAGTTCATCGAGGCGCTGGAGCTCTTCAGCCATCTGGCCAACGTGGGCGACGCGAAATCTCTGGCCCTTCATCCCGCCAGCACCTCCCACAGTCAGCTCACGGAGGAACAGCAGAGGGCCGGAGGTCTGCCTCCCGAACTGGTGCGGCTCTCCATCGGCATCGAGCACATCGACGACATTCTGGCCGACATTGAGCAGGCCCTGGCAAAGGCCTAGGGTTGCGCAAAATGGACCGTCCCCGCAAACCGATGCCGAAAAAGCCTGTTTTCAGGGCAAAAGAGGAATTTTGAGCCGCCATGCCTGAGCGATTCGGTTCCGTAACACTGCCGGAACTTTCCCTGCATTCGGGAAAAACGCTGCAGAACGTGCGCGTGGCGTATTCCATCAACGGAACGCCGCGCGCCGACGGGTCCAACGTGGTGGTGATCTGTCACGCTCTGACGGGAAGCCATCATGTGGCGGGAGAAGAGGTTTCCTGCCTTCCGGAAGCCTGGTGGGACGATCTGATGCGTCCGGGCAAAATTCTGGACACGGAAAAGCTGTGCGTCATCTGCTGCAACAACCTTTGCAGTCCCTACGGAAGCTCCGCGCCCACCGACATCGAGCCCGGAACACGACGGCCCTGGGGGATGCGCTTTCCCCTCGTGGACCCCCGGGACGTGGCCTGTTCACAGAAAATGGCGCTGGACGCGCTGGGCATTCACCGGATCGGAGGCGTCATCGGCGGCTCCCTGGGGGGGATGATCGCGCTTGAATGGACGACGCAGTTCGCGTCCTGCCTGGACTTCGGCGTGGTCATCGCGGCGCCTCTGCGTCTCTACCCTCAGGCCATCGCCTTCAACGGGGTTCAGCGCCACGCCATCACCTCGGACCCCGAATGGATGGAGGGGGATTATCACCCGGAACGGGGGCCGAACAACGGGCTCTTCAACGCGCGGATGCTGGCGATGATCACCTATCGCAACGAAAAATCCTTCATCAAAAGGCACATGAGAGCGGCGGAAAACGTGGACGAATGGGGTGGGCACTTCGACGTGGAAAATTATCTGATGCACCACGGGGAACTCCTGACGAAGCGTTTCGACGCGAACTGTTATCTCTATCTCACCCGCATGATGGACCTGCACGACGTGGGCAGAGGGTATTCCGACGCGGAGGCGGCCCTGGAAAGCATGAGAAAAAAACCCTTTCTGGCGGTGGGGATCAACAGCGACATTCTCTTTCCGCCCTGGCAGGTTCAGGAACTGGCGGAAACGGCCCGGGACGCGGGCGTCCATGCGACCTACAGGGAAATCCGCAGCGACGTGGGACACGACGCCTTTCTTGTGGAGTTCGACCAGATCTCTGAAATTCTGGCGACGTTTTTCGATTCTATCGATTTTCCGAAAAAGACAAATAAAAACCAGAGTGCGTGAAATGAGCGCACTCTGATTCATTCTGATTATTCTGTTCCTTCTGTTCTTTCATTCGCTGTTCTTTCATTCGCGCGCCCGCGCCCGTTCATTTAACAGGCTCAGGAAAATCCGGAGTCAGGAGTCTGCTGTAATAACTTCCCGCTCCGTAAAGGGCCGCCGCCGGATTGTGACACAGCACCCTGTCCTTCACGATCAGATACGTCACCGGCGCCTTCGAATGTTTGATGAAAAGGCTGTCATGCCCCACGCACAGCCCCATAATGATGTTGAGCTCCGTTTGCGCCTCGTTCAGCAGCTCCGCCTGCAAAATGGGATTGCACATGGATTCATGCCCTCCCGGAACCAGTTTCTGCTCTTCCTTCAGGCCGATCACCGTCTTATCCACCGCTCCCACCTTGCAGGCCACGCCCATAATATCGATGCCCTTCGCCTTCGCCGCCCTGGCAAACTGGTTGCACTCCTTCAAAAGCCCCGCGCAGGTCGCAACGCCCACTTTTTTGTACCCCATATTTCTGATGAAGAGCAGCGTTTCCTCGACCCGGGTGGCCTTGCCGTAGTATCGGCACTCGATGTCCGCCGAGGTCGCCGACATTTTTTTCTCCTCGGGATTTCTGAGATAACGTTTGGTCACCTTTTCCACCGTTTCCGGAGAAGTGTGCGTCGTCAGGCAGAAGTCGGGAAAGGACGCCTTCAAATTCGCGCAATTTCCAACAGTGCAGTTTGCGCAACTTAACGAATGTACATCGGCCACGATCCTGTACCCCTCTTTTTATGAAAATAAACTTGAAATCTCATATTAACACAAATTGCGGGAAGCGACGCCGAACCGAGGGTTTGCGAGGCAGCGCCGGCCATCTTTATAAGCCGGCCCTCTTTATAATCAGAATGTCAGTGAGCGTTTTTTCTGACGACCCAGTTGCCGAAAAGCTGAATGACGTTCACCAGGAGAACCAGGGTCAGAACCGTTACATACGTCACGTCCAGCTGATTTCTCTGATGTCCGTAGCGTATCGCGAAATCTCCCATCCCGCCCGCCCCCACGGCGCCCGCCATGGCGCTGAGGCCGATCAGGTTGATGGCCGTGATGGTGGTTCCCCGGGCGATTCCCGCAAGACTCTCCTTCAGATAAACGCGGAAAATTATTTCCAGAGGGCCGGACCCCATGGACTGAGCCGCCTCCACGACCCCGCGGTCCACCTCCGCCAGAGCGGCCTCGATCTGACGGGTAAAAAAGGGCGTCGTCCCGAACACCAGAGGCACGATCGCGCCCCTGACACCGATGGCCGTCCCCATGATCAGACGCGTCAGGGGAATCAGCCCCGCAAGCAGGATAATAAAGGGTACCGAACGGAAAAAGTTCACAATTTTATCAAGGGCCTGATAAAGCGTTTTGTGCTCCAGAATGCCCCCTTTTTTGGTCACCGTCACCACAATGCCGAGAAAAAGCCCCAGCACGAAGGCTAAAATCCCCGAACAGCTCACCATCGTCAGCGTTTCCAGAATGGACCGGAAAAACACGGGCCACTTCGTCATCATATTGGGCATCACAGCGTTCAAAAAAATCAGGCGCTCTTCCCACATTCTTTCAGCACCTCCACTCCCACGTTTTTTCCCCGCAGAAACGCAAGGGCCTCCCGGATGTTCTCCGGCTCGCCGCTTACGATAAGAATCAGCCCGCCCACGGGGGCGTCTCCCAAAAATTCGATGTCTCCAAAAATGATGTTGGCGTCAATTTCAAATCGCCTCGACACCGTGGACACCAGGGCCTCGGAGACGTTTTTTTCCAGATATTTCAGCCGGACGATGCACTCGCCCGGCTTCAGCCGGACCAGAGGCGAGTCCTCGGCAATAAGAGCATGAATTTTAGAAAGGTTTGAAGTCGTGTCGATAAAGTCGCGGGTGATCTGCTGTTTGGGAGCCGCGAACACCGAAAACACATCGCCCTCTTCCACGATGCGCCCGTTCTCCATAATCGCCACCCGACCGCATATTTCCCGGACCACCTGCATCTCATGGGTGATGACCACAAGGGTGAGCCCCAGTTTCACGTTCAAATCCTTCAAAAGTTTCAATATGGAAAGAGTCGTCTGAGGATCCAGAGAACTGGTCGCCTCGTCGCAGAGCAGAATCCCCGGGTCGTTGGCCAGCGCCCTGGCGATGGCGACGCGCTGTTTCTGCCCTCCGCTGAGCTGGGAGGGATAGGCCCGCTCCTTGTCCTCCAGCCCCACGAGGTTCAGCAGAGCCTTCACCTTCTCCTCCGTTTCTCTCCGGCTGAGGCCGCTGTATTTCAGGGGATAAGCGACGTTTTGCGCCACCGTCCGCGAGGCGAAGAGGTTGAACTGCTGAAAAATCATGCCGATCTTTTTGCGGGCCTTTCGCAGCTCCTTTTCAGGGAGGGCCGTGAGCTCCCGTCCATCCACAAAAACTTTTCCGCCGTCGGGACGCTCCAGCAGGTTGATGCAGCGCACCAGCGTCGATTTCCCCGCTCCGGAGAAACCTATAATGCCAAACACCTCTCCCCGCTCTACCTTCAAACTGACTTCTTTGACGGCCTCGATGGCGTTTCCCCCGTTTTCAAAGGCCTTGGCGACATTTTCCAGGACGATCATTCAGAGTGACTTCCCTGCGTAATGATAATTTTTGTTAAACACATATTATTTTTATATGTTTTAGGGATAATACCGCATCGTTCCCGTCCTGTCAATATGCAGGGGACTCCGCTGTATAATTGGTACGTCATGAAATTTACACAGATTACAGGGGGGGAGAAATAATCATGGAAAAAATCAGACTGGGAAAAACGGAGCTTCAGGTCAGCAGAGTCGCCC is a window encoding:
- a CDS encoding Fic family protein produces the protein MPFNPNYTITSKIASVLMRIEALKETVNNLPITPRVLKTLRDTARLKSTHYSTQIEGNRLTEKEVALVLSGKESVSGRVRDEVEIKGYYAAMEWCEKNIQRPLTETAIKTIHALVSGDGRKRVKPSPYREGQNVIRNSVSGGIVYMPPEAKDVPSLMKELVEWLNTSNAPVPISAAVAHYQFATIHPYYDGNGRTARLLTTLVLHKGGYGLKGVYSLEEYYARDLPAYYEAISRGEHHNCYFGRVEADITPWLEYFIVGMLDSFEHVKKAAQEETGEDKSAALRSLSPKQRKLLVLFNDADTVTARDVEGLFGFSPRSARLLCQQMVEEGFLIAVNPSDKARRYGLAEKYIGI
- a CDS encoding O-acetylhomoserine aminocarboxypropyltransferase/cysteine synthase — translated: MSKKPLHFETLAIHGGQTPDPTTLSRGLPIVRSSSFVFKSVKHGADLFGLRELGNIYSRLGNPTVDVLEQRISLLEGGAASVATASGTSAIHYAIVALAQAGDEIVSGTNLYGGTYTMFDAIFPQFGLKVNFVDARNPKNFKKAITAKTKAVYIETIGNPALDVTDVEAVAQIAHEAEIPLIVDGTFTTPYLLRSIDYGADIVINSLTKWIGGHGTAIGGILTDSGKFPWKGNKKFPLLNEPDPNYHGLRWAHDLPEALSPAAFALRVRTVPLRNLGACLSPDNAWMFLQGLESLPFRMDRHVENAAKVAEYLEGHSKVAWVRFPGLKNDPTYPTASKYLKKGFGGMVVFGVKGGVEAGAKFIEALELFSHLANVGDAKSLALHPASTSHSQLTEEQQRAGGLPPELVRLSIGIEHIDDILADIEQALAKA
- a CDS encoding homoserine O-acetyltransferase; the encoded protein is MPERFGSVTLPELSLHSGKTLQNVRVAYSINGTPRADGSNVVVICHALTGSHHVAGEEVSCLPEAWWDDLMRPGKILDTEKLCVICCNNLCSPYGSSAPTDIEPGTRRPWGMRFPLVDPRDVACSQKMALDALGIHRIGGVIGGSLGGMIALEWTTQFASCLDFGVVIAAPLRLYPQAIAFNGVQRHAITSDPEWMEGDYHPERGPNNGLFNARMLAMITYRNEKSFIKRHMRAAENVDEWGGHFDVENYLMHHGELLTKRFDANCYLYLTRMMDLHDVGRGYSDAEAALESMRKKPFLAVGINSDILFPPWQVQELAETARDAGVHATYREIRSDVGHDAFLVEFDQISEILATFFDSIDFPKKTNKNQSA
- a CDS encoding DUF1847 domain-containing protein, which produces MKASFPDFCLTTHTSPETVEKVTKRYLRNPEEKKMSATSADIECRYYGKATRVEETLLFIRNMGYKKVGVATCAGLLKECNQFARAAKAKGIDIMGVACKVGAVDKTVIGLKEEQKLVPGGHESMCNPILQAELLNEAQTELNIIMGLCVGHDSLFIKHSKAPVTYLIVKDRVLCHNPAAALYGAGSYYSRLLTPDFPEPVK
- a CDS encoding ABC transporter permease; amino-acid sequence: MWEERLIFLNAVMPNMMTKWPVFFRSILETLTMVSCSGILAFVLGLFLGIVVTVTKKGGILEHKTLYQALDKIVNFFRSVPFIILLAGLIPLTRLIMGTAIGVRGAIVPLVFGTTPFFTRQIEAALAEVDRGVVEAAQSMGSGPLEIIFRVYLKESLAGIARGTTITAINLIGLSAMAGAVGAGGMGDFAIRYGHQRNQLDVTYVTVLTLVLLVNVIQLFGNWVVRKNAH
- a CDS encoding ATP-binding cassette domain-containing protein, yielding MIVLENVAKAFENGGNAIEAVKEVSLKVERGEVFGIIGFSGAGKSTLVRCINLLERPDGGKVFVDGRELTALPEKELRKARKKIGMIFQQFNLFASRTVAQNVAYPLKYSGLSRRETEEKVKALLNLVGLEDKERAYPSQLSGGQKQRVAIARALANDPGILLCDEATSSLDPQTTLSILKLLKDLNVKLGLTLVVITHEMQVVREICGRVAIMENGRIVEEGDVFSVFAAPKQQITRDFIDTTSNLSKIHALIAEDSPLVRLKPGECIVRLKYLEKNVSEALVSTVSRRFEIDANIIFGDIEFLGDAPVGGLILIVSGEPENIREALAFLRGKNVGVEVLKECGKSA